A single window of Desulfovibrio sp. G11 DNA harbors:
- the alr gene encoding alanine racemase — protein sequence MVSFDRPVWAEIDLSAFRHNMRQIKSLLQPGTIFCPIIKADGYGHGAVPLAHEAVAMGAGYLGVAILDEAAALRAAGITLPILILGYTPPQAAAFVVSNHITQTIFSKEQADALSAAASNLGITVKVHVKVDTGMTRIGVRPEEAAAFCSYVAGLENVHLEGMFTHFASSDSADHAYCLEQFVRFTAAIAAVEASGIRLGIRHCANSAAILSLPEGHLDMVRAGIILYGLRPSDECPMPIDLRPVMRLKARLAMVKQVPPGVGVSYGSIYHTQKESSLATIPIGYADGYTRMLSRKAQVLLRGQRAPVVGRICMDQCMVDVSHVPQAAVGDEVLLFGGPDLPADEIAAHLGTINYEVVCMVGKRVPRVYVE from the coding sequence GTGGTCAGTTTTGACAGGCCCGTGTGGGCAGAAATAGATCTTTCGGCCTTTCGCCATAATATGCGGCAGATCAAGTCGCTTCTTCAGCCAGGCACAATCTTTTGCCCCATTATCAAGGCTGACGGCTACGGCCACGGAGCCGTGCCTCTGGCGCATGAGGCAGTAGCCATGGGGGCGGGCTACCTCGGCGTGGCTATTCTGGACGAGGCCGCGGCCCTGCGCGCGGCGGGCATAACCCTGCCCATTCTCATTCTCGGCTATACGCCGCCCCAGGCTGCTGCCTTTGTGGTCAGTAACCACATTACCCAGACCATTTTCAGCAAGGAACAGGCCGATGCCCTGTCTGCCGCGGCCAGTAACCTGGGCATCACCGTCAAGGTTCACGTCAAGGTGGATACCGGCATGACCAGAATCGGCGTGCGGCCCGAAGAGGCTGCGGCGTTCTGCTCATATGTGGCCGGACTTGAAAACGTGCATCTTGAAGGCATGTTCACGCACTTTGCCAGTTCCGACAGCGCCGACCATGCGTACTGTCTTGAGCAGTTCGTGCGGTTTACGGCGGCCATTGCCGCTGTGGAGGCCTCGGGCATTCGACTAGGCATCCGGCACTGTGCCAACAGCGCCGCCATATTGTCCCTGCCTGAAGGTCATCTTGATATGGTCCGGGCAGGGATAATTCTTTATGGCCTCAGGCCGTCCGACGAATGCCCCATGCCCATTGATCTGCGTCCCGTCATGCGCCTCAAGGCGCGGCTGGCCATGGTCAAGCAGGTTCCGCCCGGCGTGGGCGTGAGCTACGGCAGCATCTATCACACGCAGAAAGAAAGCAGCCTTGCCACCATCCCCATTGGCTATGCTGACGGATACACGCGCATGCTGAGCCGCAAGGCGCAGGTGCTGCTGCGTGGGCAGCGTGCCCCGGTGGTGGGCCGTATATGTATGGACCAGTGCATGGTGGATGTGAGCCATGTGCCGCAGGCCGCCGTGGGCGACGAGGTGCTTCTTTTCGGCGGGCCTGATCTGCCCGCAGATGAAATTGCCGCCCATCTGGGTACTATCAACTATGAAGTTGTCTGCATGGTGGGCAAACGTGTGCCAAGGGTATACGTGGAGTAA
- a CDS encoding IS4 family transposase — MPHKEILDLSHHTTLFSQLLSLIPGHVFEKLERKHKTGRSSRQFGFKEQFTVMAFIQLAARRSLRDGLRALEAAKRRLYHLGLKSVARSTVADANNSRPVEFFKDLFAEMYGLCHLRAPRHKFRFKCKLYSMDATTISLCLSIFPWASFRRNKAGVKVNTVLDHDGYIPAFLDINNAKTHESRMAKSLSLPKGSIVTFDKGYICYSWFRMLTAKGIFFVTRLKSNAAYKLVDRRAVDRKTGVTSDHIIDVSSRGKTTRLRRIGYRDAKTGKRYEFLTNHFRLSAKTIADIYKERWQIEIFFREVKQNLHIKSFVGRSENAVHIQIYTALTVYLLLAYQKFLSKLGLSVQQLFELICLNLFGKDSLEELLNPRRRKTINTYSYSLLAMGA; from the coding sequence TTGCCACACAAGGAGATTTTGGACTTGAGCCATCATACTACACTCTTCTCTCAACTGCTATCCCTGATACCGGGACATGTTTTTGAAAAACTCGAACGCAAGCACAAAACTGGCCGCTCTTCACGCCAATTTGGATTCAAGGAGCAATTCACCGTCATGGCCTTTATCCAACTCGCTGCAAGGCGCTCTTTACGCGATGGGCTTCGCGCCTTGGAGGCGGCCAAGAGACGGCTGTATCACCTCGGCTTGAAATCAGTAGCGCGTTCCACGGTTGCCGATGCCAACAATTCAAGGCCTGTGGAATTTTTCAAAGACCTGTTCGCTGAAATGTATGGCCTGTGCCATCTTCGTGCGCCTCGTCACAAATTCCGCTTCAAGTGCAAGCTGTACAGCATGGACGCCACCACCATCAGCCTATGCCTGTCCATCTTTCCCTGGGCGTCGTTCCGGCGGAACAAGGCTGGCGTGAAAGTAAATACCGTGCTTGACCACGATGGCTACATTCCCGCTTTTCTCGATATCAACAATGCCAAAACCCACGAAAGCCGCATGGCCAAAAGTCTTTCATTGCCAAAGGGTTCCATCGTCACCTTCGATAAAGGCTATATCTGCTATTCCTGGTTTCGCATGTTGACCGCGAAGGGCATTTTCTTCGTAACCCGACTGAAGAGCAATGCTGCCTATAAGCTCGTTGATCGCCGCGCCGTAGACCGGAAAACCGGGGTCACGTCCGATCACATCATTGACGTGAGCAGCCGGGGAAAAACCACTCGTCTACGCAGAATCGGCTATCGCGATGCGAAAACCGGCAAACGGTACGAATTTTTGACCAACCATTTCCGCCTGTCCGCCAAGACAATTGCTGATATCTATAAAGAACGCTGGCAAATTGAAATATTCTTCCGCGAAGTCAAACAAAATCTGCATATTAAAAGCTTTGTCGGGCGCTCGGAGAATGCGGTGCACATCCAGATTTATACGGCCCTGACCGTGTATTTACTCCTGGCCTATCAGAAATTCCTGAGCAAGCTTGGGCTGTCGGTGCAACAACTCTTCGAGCTCATTTGCTTGAATCTGTTCGGCAAGGATTCTCTGGAAGAACTTCTGAATCCGCGAAGACGAAAAACTATAAACACCTATAGTTATAGCCTGTTAGCTATGGGTGCTTAA
- a CDS encoding ATP-binding cassette domain-containing protein, with amino-acid sequence MISLRLYKSFKNAAVPFSLDVDYEIGDEHKNVVLFGPSGSGKSLTMQCLAGLVRPDSGHIRLGGRTLYDGQANVFVPAQRRRIGYMFQDYALFPHLTLLQNVAYSGTGLWPWRVCPAQQERAQAVLERFGIGHLARNLPSQLSGGQRQRAALARALNAGPELLLLDEPFSALDPLLRERLREELLELIAGLTIPAVIITHDPGDVDAFAGSLILYDHGHARLVPDYTELRRGFGSPGHCLRHLQEQAAAAGCPAEQAF; translated from the coding sequence ATGATTTCCTTGCGCTTGTATAAAAGCTTCAAAAACGCGGCCGTGCCTTTCAGCCTGGATGTGGATTACGAAATCGGCGACGAACACAAAAACGTGGTGCTCTTCGGGCCTTCCGGTTCCGGCAAGAGTCTGACCATGCAGTGTCTCGCCGGGCTTGTACGGCCGGATTCCGGGCATATCCGTCTTGGTGGCCGCACCCTGTATGACGGGCAGGCCAATGTTTTTGTTCCGGCGCAGCGCCGCCGTATCGGCTACATGTTTCAGGACTATGCGCTTTTTCCTCACCTGACCCTGTTGCAGAATGTGGCCTACAGTGGCACGGGGCTTTGGCCCTGGCGCGTCTGCCCGGCCCAGCAGGAGCGGGCGCAGGCTGTGCTGGAGCGCTTCGGCATAGGCCATTTGGCCCGCAATCTGCCTTCGCAGCTTTCCGGCGGGCAGCGGCAGCGGGCGGCACTGGCCCGCGCGCTTAATGCCGGGCCGGAGCTGCTGCTGCTGGACGAGCCGTTTTCGGCGCTGGACCCGCTGTTGCGGGAACGTCTGCGCGAAGAGCTGCTGGAACTTATTGCCGGGCTTACTATTCCTGCTGTCATCATCACCCACGATCCGGGCGATGTGGATGCTTTTGCGGGCAGCCTGATTCTGTATGATCACGGCCACGCCAGGCTGGTTCCTGACTATACGGAGCTGCGGCGGGGATTCGGCAGCCCGGGGCACTGCCTGCGCCATCTGCAGGAGCAGGCTGCTGCGGCGGGCTGCCCTGCGGAGCAGGCCTTTTGA
- the modB gene encoding molybdate ABC transporter permease subunit, whose protein sequence is MDLDGISIWSPLELSLRVAGTATLVSFVAATLMAWLLARKKGPMPALLDALCTLPLVLPPTVLGYYLILLVGRRGLLGHWLAEMGINLIFSWKGAVVAATVVVFPLIYKSARAALEQVDSHLENAARTLGASEWRVFVSVSLPLAWKGIFAGLMLAFARGMGEFGATLMIAGNIPGKTQTLALAIYDAFQAGNDVQATWLVIVTSLACVSMLMAAELLLKLKRRRR, encoded by the coding sequence ATGGATCTTGACGGCATCTCCATCTGGAGTCCGCTGGAGCTTTCGCTCCGGGTGGCCGGTACGGCTACCCTGGTTTCCTTTGTGGCGGCCACCCTCATGGCCTGGCTGCTGGCCCGTAAAAAGGGTCCCATGCCGGCGCTGCTGGACGCCCTGTGTACGCTGCCTCTGGTTTTGCCGCCCACTGTGCTTGGCTACTATCTTATTCTTCTGGTGGGGCGGCGCGGCCTGCTGGGGCACTGGCTGGCCGAGATGGGCATCAATCTTATCTTTTCGTGGAAGGGAGCCGTGGTTGCGGCCACGGTGGTGGTGTTCCCGCTCATCTACAAGTCTGCCAGGGCCGCCCTGGAGCAGGTCGACTCGCATCTGGAAAATGCCGCCCGCACGCTTGGGGCCTCGGAATGGCGCGTATTTGTCAGCGTATCGCTGCCGTTGGCCTGGAAGGGGATTTTTGCGGGGCTGATGCTGGCCTTCGCGCGGGGCATGGGTGAGTTTGGCGCCACGCTTATGATTGCGGGCAATATCCCCGGTAAAACGCAAACTCTGGCCCTTGCCATTTATGACGCGTTTCAGGCGGGCAATGATGTGCAGGCCACCTGGCTTGTCATTGTGACCTCTCTGGCCTGCGTGAGCATGCTTATGGCGGCGGAACTGCTGCTCAAGCTGAAAAGGCGGCGGCGATGA
- the modA gene encoding molybdate ABC transporter substrate-binding protein: MKKSFFSRIFLTLACVGLLSLPAHAAEMTVSGAASLTNAFTELKDMFEKQHPGLKVNVNFAASNPLLKQIQEGAPVDVFASADQATMDKAAAAKVVDPATRKNFAENDLVLIVPAGSKKPAALADLKKFKKVAIGNPDSVPVGRYTKAALTDAKLWDAMQPALIQGNSVRQVLDYVARGEVDAGFVYATDARQMADKVEVVMVVGGHEPVTYPIAVALTGTNPKMGQEFLNFVLSPEGQAVLAKYGFSKP; the protein is encoded by the coding sequence ATGAAAAAATCGTTCTTTTCCCGCATTTTTCTTACCCTGGCCTGTGTGGGACTTTTGAGCCTGCCCGCGCATGCCGCCGAAATGACGGTTTCGGGGGCGGCCAGCCTTACCAATGCCTTTACCGAACTGAAAGACATGTTCGAGAAACAGCATCCCGGCCTGAAGGTCAATGTGAACTTTGCCGCCTCCAATCCTCTGCTCAAGCAGATTCAGGAAGGTGCACCCGTTGACGTGTTTGCTTCAGCCGACCAGGCCACCATGGACAAGGCTGCGGCTGCAAAGGTCGTGGACCCCGCCACCCGCAAGAATTTTGCCGAAAATGACCTGGTGCTTATCGTTCCTGCAGGCAGCAAAAAGCCCGCCGCCCTTGCTGATCTGAAAAAATTCAAAAAGGTCGCCATCGGCAACCCTGATTCCGTACCCGTGGGGCGCTACACCAAGGCCGCTCTTACCGATGCCAAGCTGTGGGACGCCATGCAGCCCGCGCTGATCCAGGGCAACAGCGTACGTCAGGTACTGGATTACGTGGCACGCGGTGAAGTTGACGCCGGTTTTGTTTACGCCACCGATGCCAGGCAGATGGCGGACAAAGTGGAGGTAGTTATGGTAGTGGGCGGACATGAGCCGGTCACCTATCCCATTGCCGTGGCCCTTACCGGAACCAACCCCAAGATGGGGCAGGAGTTTCTGAACTTCGTGCTTTCTCCCGAAGGCCAGGCTGTTCTGGCAAAATACGGTTTTTCCAAGCCGTAG
- a CDS encoding TOBE domain-containing protein: protein MEKNKNREEMAALLRTLSSADRAWLRQRLMRRDSAALLQDTGRISPRELLAVESWLWERAAAARGPREKRPRLRMWLIFMLLRYAALRLVEIFSLKPGHMDLQEGIIRLPGNNGSPGREVPLPLTVSRRLRRVLEDPALFPESHDLLRCDASYVRRCLQQCGAACGLPKGLLSARALRHSRALELGRQGLPLPVVDIFLGRRAAPGQSGIVRCDLQEARRLLREQLQRERPMKTSARNVFQGRITSLRQTGIMVEVAMRTAGGLRIVSLITDESCRTLALAEGKLVNASVKAPWVLVAPGEMPKNTAPPAENCFVGVVERVREDQMVAEVLVALPEGSLVCAIQSGGQNPACGLKAGQKATVLFKSFSVILNLD from the coding sequence ATGGAAAAAAACAAAAACCGTGAGGAAATGGCCGCGCTTTTGCGTACGCTCTCTTCCGCGGACCGGGCGTGGCTGCGCCAGCGGCTTATGCGCCGCGACTCCGCCGCCCTGTTGCAGGATACCGGCCGCATCAGTCCCAGAGAACTGCTGGCAGTGGAATCATGGCTGTGGGAACGGGCCGCGGCAGCGCGCGGCCCGCGCGAAAAGCGCCCAAGACTGCGCATGTGGCTCATCTTCATGCTCTTGCGCTATGCCGCCCTGCGGCTGGTGGAAATTTTCAGCCTCAAGCCGGGCCATATGGATCTGCAGGAAGGCATCATCCGCCTGCCTGGCAATAACGGCAGCCCGGGCCGTGAGGTTCCCCTGCCCCTTACCGTGAGCCGCCGCCTGCGGCGCGTGCTGGAAGATCCCGCTCTTTTTCCTGAAAGCCACGATCTTCTGCGCTGCGATGCAAGCTATGTGCGTCGCTGCCTGCAGCAGTGCGGAGCCGCCTGCGGGCTGCCCAAAGGCCTGCTGAGCGCGCGTGCCCTGCGCCACAGCCGCGCTCTGGAACTGGGGCGGCAGGGCCTGCCCCTGCCCGTGGTGGATATTTTTCTGGGGCGCCGCGCCGCGCCGGGACAGAGCGGCATTGTACGCTGCGACCTGCAGGAGGCGAGACGCCTTCTGCGAGAACAACTGCAAAGGGAGCGGCCGATGAAAACCAGCGCCAGAAACGTTTTTCAAGGTCGCATCACGTCGCTGCGCCAGACCGGCATTATGGTGGAAGTAGCCATGCGCACGGCGGGCGGCCTGCGAATTGTATCGCTTATTACGGATGAAAGCTGTCGCACGCTGGCTCTGGCCGAAGGCAAGCTGGTCAATGCCAGCGTAAAGGCCCCCTGGGTGCTGGTCGCGCCGGGGGAAATGCCAAAAAACACGGCTCCTCCGGCGGAAAACTGCTTTGTGGGCGTGGTGGAACGCGTGCGTGAAGACCAGATGGTGGCCGAGGTGCTGGTGGCCCTGCCGGAAGGCAGCCTGGTATGCGCCATCCAGAGCGGCGGGCAGAACCCCGCCTGCGGGCTGAAGGCCGGACAGAAAGCCACTGTGCTTTTCAAATCTTTTTCTGTCATCCTCAATCTGGACTAA
- a CDS encoding IS4 family transposase has protein sequence MSHHNTLFSQMLSLIPRHVFQKLEHRHKVGRASRKFGFKEQFTAMAFIQLAARRSMRDGLRCLAAAGNRLYHWGLKNVPRSTFADANNSRPVGFFKDLFAEMYGLCQPHAPRHKFRFKCKLYSMDATTISLCLSVFPWASFRRNKAGVKVNTVLDHDGYIPAFVDISNAKTHESRMAKSLSLPKGSIVTFDKGYIAYSWFQLLATKGIFFVTRLKDNAVFKLLERRPVNRKTGVTSDHIIEVKNSRGKTLRLRRIGYRDAKTGKRYEFLTNHFRLSAKTIADIYKERWQIEIFFREVKQNLHIKSFVGRSENAVLIQIYTALTVYLLMAYQKILSKLKLSVQQLFELICVNLFGKDSLEELLKPRRSKTQNSYSLSLLAMVA, from the coding sequence ATGAGTCACCATAATACACTTTTCTCCCAGATGCTATCTCTGATTCCCAGACATGTTTTTCAAAAGCTCGAACACCGGCACAAAGTAGGGCGGGCCTCACGCAAATTCGGCTTCAAGGAGCAGTTCACCGCCATGGCCTTTATTCAGCTTGCCGCGAGGCGTTCCATGCGTGACGGGCTCCGGTGTCTGGCTGCCGCCGGAAACCGCCTGTACCATTGGGGCCTGAAAAACGTGCCCCGCTCGACTTTCGCCGACGCCAACAATTCAAGGCCCGTGGGCTTTTTCAAGGACTTGTTCGCTGAAATGTACGGACTTTGCCAGCCGCATGCGCCTCGTCACAAATTTCGCTTCAAGTGCAAACTGTACAGCATGGACGCTACCACCATCAGCCTTTGCCTGTCCGTCTTCCCCTGGGCATCGTTCCGGCGGAACAAAGCCGGGGTGAAGGTAAATACCGTGCTTGATCACGATGGCTACATCCCTGCCTTCGTCGATATCAGCAATGCCAAAACCCACGAAAGCCGCATGGCCAAAAGCCTTTCGCTGCCAAAAGGCTCCATTGTGACCTTTGACAAAGGCTATATAGCCTATTCCTGGTTTCAGCTTTTGGCGACAAAGGGCATCTTCTTCGTCACGCGCCTCAAAGATAACGCCGTATTCAAGCTGCTGGAACGCCGTCCTGTCAATCGTAAAACAGGCGTCACCTCTGACCATATTATCGAAGTGAAAAACAGTCGGGGAAAAACCTTGCGCTTACGCCGAATAGGCTACAGGGATGCCAAAACCGGGAAGCGTTACGAGTTCTTGACCAACCACTTTCGCCTGTCAGCGAAAACCATTGCCGACATTTACAAAGAGCGCTGGCAAATCGAAATATTCTTCCGTGAAGTCAAACAAAATCTGCACATCAAAAGCTTTGTCGGGCGCTCTGAGAACGCTGTGCTCATCCAAATTTACACGGCCCTGACAGTGTATTTGCTCATGGCGTACCAAAAAATCCTGAGCAAACTTAAGCTGTCGGTGCAGCAATTATTCGAGCTCATTTGCGTGAATTTGTTCGGCAAAGACTCCCTGGAAGAACTCCTGAAACCGCGAAGATCAAAAACTCAAAACTCTTACAGTCTCAGCCTATTAGCTATGGTTGCTTAG
- a CDS encoding KUP/HAK/KT family potassium transporter, protein MDTQKISPASVIKSLGLVFGDIGTSPIYTLAVIFMMTERTEANFIGILSLIIWTLLLLVTVEYAWLAMSLSKAGEGGTIVLLSILRPMLQSGKKIGVASVLAFIGVSLLVGDGVITPAITILSAVEGLVLLPGLEDVSQGTLVVLALLVAVFLFSIQKNGSSRLSAFFGPVMAVWFGVLACSGLAALSQFPAVLKAVNPWYGIDFMLRNGLAGFFVLSEVILCATGGEALYADMGHMGRKPILAAWGMVFTALLLCYMGQTAFLVHNPGANNVLFEMVHSQARWLYAPFLVLSLLATIIASQSLISGIFSIMYQSMATHIMPLFKVDYTSREMHSQIYIGSVNWALFLAVVLVIMGFKESHRLAAAYGLAVTGTMTITGMLMVWIFHLKNRPWLCTTAAGICALDVVYLVANFYKLPHGGYWSLVIAMIPLGIILIYTQGQKAVYQRMQPMPRDVFMERFTKLRRQGHIIKGTAIFFLRSLDSISPYICKTMFDNGIIYERNVMLSISSTYEPQGLECRFEDTHVAGIQVFTVTAGYMEHQCCPAKQP, encoded by the coding sequence ATGGACACGCAAAAAATATCTCCTGCCAGTGTGATAAAATCTCTGGGGCTTGTATTTGGTGATATCGGCACAAGCCCCATCTACACCCTGGCAGTCATTTTTATGATGACAGAAAGAACCGAGGCAAACTTTATAGGTATTCTTTCGCTCATCATATGGACACTGCTTTTGCTTGTTACTGTAGAGTATGCCTGGCTGGCAATGAGCCTGAGCAAGGCCGGAGAGGGCGGCACAATTGTGCTGCTCTCCATCCTGCGGCCCATGTTGCAGTCCGGAAAGAAAATAGGTGTGGCTTCGGTGCTGGCTTTTATAGGGGTTTCACTGCTTGTGGGGGATGGCGTCATTACTCCGGCCATCACCATACTTTCGGCAGTGGAAGGGCTGGTGCTGCTGCCCGGCCTTGAGGACGTCTCGCAAGGTACGCTTGTTGTACTGGCCCTGCTTGTGGCCGTATTTCTTTTTTCCATCCAGAAGAACGGCAGCAGCAGGCTTTCCGCTTTTTTTGGCCCTGTCATGGCCGTGTGGTTCGGCGTGCTGGCCTGTTCCGGCCTGGCGGCGCTCAGCCAGTTTCCGGCGGTGCTGAAGGCCGTTAACCCCTGGTATGGCATCGACTTCATGCTGCGCAACGGTCTGGCGGGATTTTTTGTGCTGTCCGAGGTCATCCTGTGCGCCACGGGCGGCGAGGCCCTGTACGCCGATATGGGGCATATGGGGCGCAAGCCCATCCTGGCGGCCTGGGGCATGGTCTTTACCGCACTTTTGCTGTGCTATATGGGGCAGACGGCCTTTCTCGTCCATAATCCGGGCGCGAACAACGTGCTTTTTGAAATGGTTCACAGCCAGGCCCGCTGGCTCTACGCCCCCTTTCTGGTGCTGAGCCTGCTGGCGACCATCATTGCGTCCCAGTCGCTCATAAGCGGCATATTTTCCATCATGTACCAGAGCATGGCCACGCATATCATGCCTCTTTTCAAGGTGGATTACACCTCAAGGGAGATGCACTCGCAGATCTACATAGGCTCTGTAAACTGGGCCCTGTTTCTTGCCGTGGTGCTGGTCATTATGGGCTTCAAGGAGTCGCACAGGCTCGCCGCGGCCTACGGCCTGGCCGTTACCGGAACCATGACCATTACGGGCATGCTTATGGTCTGGATATTTCACCTGAAAAACCGCCCCTGGCTGTGCACCACGGCTGCCGGCATCTGCGCGCTGGACGTGGTGTATCTGGTGGCAAACTTTTACAAGCTGCCGCACGGGGGCTACTGGTCGCTGGTCATTGCCATGATACCCTTGGGGATCATCCTCATTTACACGCAGGGGCAGAAGGCCGTGTACCAGCGCATGCAGCCCATGCCCCGGGATGTCTTTATGGAAAGGTTTACAAAGCTGAGAAGGCAGGGCCACATCATCAAGGGGACGGCCATCTTTTTTCTGCGTAGCCTGGACAGCATTTCGCCGTATATCTGCAAGACCATGTTTGATAACGGCATTATTTACGAGCGCAACGTGATGCTCAGCATTTCAAGCACATATGAGCCGCAGGGGCTGGAATGCCGCTTTGAAGATACGCATGTTGCCGGTATCCAGGTATTTACGGTCACCGCAGGATATATGGAACATCAATGCTGTCCGGCTAAGCAACCATAG
- a CDS encoding DUF488 domain-containing protein, whose translation MSIILHRVYEHCLPDADVRILVDRIWPRGIAKAAASWDVWLKDIAPSSELRKWFAHDRGKWNEFQKRYTAELDASGAPLVRLRELLAAHGTAVFLYAAKDQNCNNAVALKNYLESRPQRHAVPAHS comes from the coding sequence ATGAGCATTATTCTGCACCGCGTATATGAGCACTGCCTGCCCGATGCCGACGTGCGTATTCTGGTTGACCGAATCTGGCCGAGAGGCATTGCAAAGGCCGCTGCCAGCTGGGACGTGTGGCTGAAGGATATTGCCCCGTCCAGTGAGCTGCGCAAATGGTTTGCCCACGACAGGGGAAAATGGAACGAATTCCAGAAGCGCTATACTGCGGAGCTTGACGCTTCCGGAGCGCCGCTCGTCAGGCTGCGGGAGCTTCTTGCGGCTCACGGCACGGCAGTATTTCTGTATGCGGCGAAAGATCAGAATTGCAATAATGCCGTGGCCCTGAAAAATTATCTGGAATCCCGGCCGCAGCGGCATGCTGTGCCGGCTCACAGTTGA
- a CDS encoding MFS transporter — protein sequence MAVYAWVVALLSLPLTALTARFERRKLLLCLFGVFIAGHVLSAFAFNFTTLMIARICVANAHAVFWSIASPIVVRVTPPALKAKGLAIIIVGGSLATVLGVPFSTVIGQHFGWRAAFLIIGAMAFCIALILWRLLPTLESKDTGSFKSVPALFRNKELSLLYLQTMLAVTGHFVAYTYLAPLLIQVGGFTEGAVPLFLLIMGLSGIAGSMLAARLVGNGAKFVFTVPPVAIFLCLLVLNVSIDSILLIVPLCIVWGGSMAVLGLLFQSSILEIAAHSADIATSIYSGIFNVGIGGGAFIGSMVFNKLGLGMTGYAGAAFFFATILVSLYAARIGRSEGPAAG from the coding sequence GTGGCTGTATATGCCTGGGTTGTGGCCTTGCTGTCGCTGCCCCTGACTGCTCTGACGGCCCGTTTTGAACGGCGCAAACTGCTGCTCTGCCTGTTTGGCGTATTCATTGCGGGCCATGTGCTTTCGGCTTTTGCGTTCAATTTTACCACCCTCATGATTGCCCGCATATGCGTGGCAAACGCTCACGCCGTATTCTGGTCAATCGCAAGCCCCATCGTGGTGCGCGTAACGCCGCCGGCACTCAAGGCCAAGGGGCTTGCCATCATTATTGTAGGCGGTTCGCTGGCGACGGTGCTGGGGGTTCCGTTCAGCACGGTCATCGGCCAGCATTTCGGCTGGCGGGCAGCGTTTTTGATCATCGGGGCTATGGCCTTCTGCATTGCGCTGATTTTGTGGCGACTGCTGCCGACGCTTGAATCCAAGGATACGGGATCGTTCAAAAGCGTCCCTGCCCTGTTTCGCAACAAGGAGCTTTCACTGCTCTATTTGCAGACCATGCTGGCTGTGACGGGGCATTTTGTGGCCTATACCTATCTGGCGCCCCTGCTCATCCAGGTGGGCGGCTTTACGGAAGGGGCCGTGCCGCTGTTCTTGTTGATTATGGGCCTGTCGGGCATTGCGGGCAGCATGCTTGCCGCGCGGCTGGTGGGCAACGGGGCAAAATTCGTCTTTACTGTGCCGCCTGTGGCAATTTTTCTTTGCCTGCTGGTGCTGAACGTTTCCATTGACAGCATCCTGCTTATCGTGCCGCTATGCATTGTATGGGGAGGCAGCATGGCGGTGCTGGGCCTGCTGTTTCAGAGCAGTATACTTGAAATCGCGGCGCACTCCGCCGATATCGCCACATCAATATATTCGGGTATTTTCAACGTGGGCATCGGCGGCGGTGCGTTTATCGGCAGTATGGTGTTCAACAAGCTTGGGCTGGGCATGACGGGATACGCGGGCGCGGCGTTCTTTTTCGCGACCATTCTGGTCAGCCTGTATGCTGCGCGGATCGGGCGCAGCGAAGGTCCGGCCGCAGGCTAA